CGACCATGCTCAATCCTCTGCCGGCCACTCGCGAAAGTTCACGCACACCGTGGTCTTGTCCAGCATCGCGAACTCGCGCGATCCCCAGGGCCTGGGCGCGACGGTGTTGCAATTCGGGTGCAGCAGATGCGGCACGCGTGCGGACATTTCCGCGAAGATCGCATCGACATCGTCGGTGTCGATGCTGAGCTCCGGACGATCCTTCGCCGCCCACTCGGGGTTCTCGACCAGATAGGCCTTGGCGCCGTCGCGGGCGACGACGGCCATCGTTGCGTCTTGGTATTGCACGGCAAAGCCCAGGCCATCGACGAAGAAGTCGAGTCCGTCCTGCAGCTTGTCATAGAAGATCTTCGGGATGAGGTTCTTGAACATTGGCTACCTGCGTTGATGGGGGTATTTCAGCAAGGCAAGCACTGCCGCTCTACATCGGCACGAGCGCTTGCCGCCTATCACCGGGGCGTCTTCGGCTAGAGCAGCATATGCGGTCCGGGATACCTCGACCAAGCGTGTCCGCCCGCGCGGACAGGGCCCCGGTGCGCTGGCAGTGCTGCACCAGCGTTCGCAGCCGTTTCCGTGGGCCGCTCACGGCTATGCTGCAGGAGGCGACGCGAGCCGTTGCAGGTAAGCGCAGAACATGTCCGCCATGGCGTCGGCATAGGCGCGGATCTGCGCGGCGCTACGCGGCGTTTCCGAAAACTCCTTGGCCCCTGCGCCGAGCGTCGTCTTGATCAGATTGCCGGCCAGGGTGCGGGTGGCCGCCGGCGCATCCGGCAGCACCTCGCGCATGAAGCGTCGCAACGTCCGCTTTCCCGAGGCGCGCGCCTGCTGCGCCTCGGGCGCGTCGCGGTACAGCGGTGCGGCGGTGGCAAGCGCCGTGCGCATCTGCGCCTCCTCGCATTCCGAACGCACGAAGGCGTGCACCAACAGGCGCAACCGGTCCAGCGGCGGACGCTGGGTGTCCTCGAGGATGCCGCGCAGCAGGTCGCTGGTCTGCCGCCATTCGTCGCTCTGCAGCCGGAACAGGATCGCCGCCTTGTTCGGGAAGTACTGATACAGCGACCCGATGCTCACCCCGGCCTTCTCGGCCACCCGCGCGGTGGTGAAGCGCTGCATTCCTTCCTTGGCCAAAACCTGAGCTGCCGCTTCCAGGATGACCGCCACGAGCAGGTTGGAGCGCGCCTGTTGCGGCTGTTTTCTCGGGGAAATCCTGGTTTTCCGACGATCGTTCATGCGGCGGGCCAATGCGAATAGCGAATGTGACGGATCAGTCGCATTCTATTCCGGTCCGATGACGGACGCACAAAACGGCAACTATCGATGAGCACCCTGACCACTGCACCGCTCGCTCCCCTGCTCGACCACCTGTTCGATGAGGCCGCCGCGACGACGGCGACGGCGATGTCCGCATTCGCCGAAATCCCGACCGAGGAGCGGGAGCGCCTGATGCGCAGCAAGACCGACTACGTGGAGTTCTACAGCCGGCTAAAGGATCTGCCGCTGGCCGTCTCGCGCGAGACCGGCACGCTGCTGTACATGCTGGCGCGCAGCTGCCGCGCGCGCGCGATCGTCGAGTTCGGTACCTCGTTCGGCATCTCCACCCTGCACCTGGCCGCGGCCCTGCGCGACAACGGCGGCGGCCAGCTGATCGGCAGCGAATTCGAGCCGTCCAAGGTGCTGCGCGCCCGCGACAACCTGCGCGCCGGCGGCCTCGACGACCTGATCGAGATCCGCGAAGGCGACGCCTTGCAGACGCTGCGCAGCGACCTGCCCGCCAGCATCGACCTGCTGCTGCTCGACGGCGCCAAGGCGCTGTATCCGCAAGTGCTGGCGCTGCTGGAAACGCGCTTGCGGCCCGGCGCGCTGATCGTCGCCGACAACGCGGACTACAGCCCCGAGTACCTGGCGCATGTGCGCTCGCCCGACGCGGGCTACCTGTCCATCCCGTTCGCCGAGGAGGTGGAGTTGTCGATGCGCATCGGTTGATGCCGCTGCGCTGCGCACTTTCGAGAACGCATCGGTGCAGACGCGATGTTGATGCACGATCGAACGGCCCGGCGGCGCCGGCCTGCTAGAGCGGATGCCTAGCCAGACAGGTTTGTCCAGGTCTTGAGGCCCAGGTAGGCAACGAAGAGCAGCACCACGGCCACGATAATCGCGCGCGACCTGCGCCCCGCTCGCTGATGTTGCGCAACGCGTGACGCGAGCAACGGCGCACTCTTGGCCTGCGTCTCTTCGATGAGTGCATCGGCGCGCTGCGATCCTTCCTCGAGCGTCAGCCTGCCCGCGTCGATGTCGTTGGCGATGGCGTCCAGCTGACGGATCAGGTCCTGCTGCAACCGATCGTACCCGTCGTTGGTGCCGTCTGGTCGTGCCATTGGTATGCTTCCTTGCGCTTGAATAGGCCGCGCGGCGACGTCGCGCCCGCTGGACTGCATTGTCTGCAAGACTATGACAATACAGACGCTAGTGAGCAACAGCACCGTTACGCGAGCGCCTGCTGCACCTCTGTCGGGCTGGCGTCACCCAGCGCAGCGTAGGCACTTCGCAACGGCCCGATGAAACGCGTCTCCCCCGATAGCGGCGCGAACACCGTATCCAGCGCGAGGAACACGCCCACATCATGCTCGGCATCGCCAGTCGCGCTGCGCCCGATCTCGCTCAGCACCTCGTGCATCGGGTCCACCAGCGCCACGCCATCGCGCGCCTGGCGCCGCACGAACTGCATCCACGCCGCGACCGGCAGGCACAGGCGGTCGATGCGGCGGCCGGCGGCCAGGGCGTCGGCGATGGTGCCGAGCAGGCGTACCGGGATTTTTTGTGAGCCATCCCAGGCGATCTGCGCCAGGCGGTGGGCGATGGTGGGGTTGCGGAAGCGGGCGAGGATGGCGCCGGCGTAGTGCTGCGGGTCGAAGCCGGGCATCGGTTGCAGGGTGGGCGCGATGTCCTCGCGCATCAGGGTCTCGACGAAAGCGGCCAGTTGCGGGTGGCGCATGGCGTCGGCGACGGTGTCCAGATTGAGCAGCGTGCCCAGGTACGCCAGCGCGGAGTGCGGGCCGTTGAGCAGGCGCAGCTTGGCGCGGTCGTAGCCGGCGATGTCGTCGCTCAGGGTGACGCCGGCGCGCTCGAAGGCGGGGCGGCCGTTGCAGAAGCGGTCTTCGATCACCCATTGGCTGTAGCGTTCGCGCTGGACCGGCCAGGCGTCGTGGCAACCCAGTTGCGCGGCGACGCGCTCGCGCAGGGCGTCGTTGCTGGCCGGGGTGATGCTGTCGACCATCGAGCGCGGGAAGGCGGCTTCGGTCTCGATCCAGGCGGCCAGTGCGGGGTCGATGGTGTGGGCGAACTGCAGCACGGCGCGGCGCAGCTTGCCGCCGTTGTCGGGCAGGTTGTCGCAGCTGAGCATGGTGTAGGGCGCCAGGCCCAGGCGCAAGCGTTCGCGCAGGCCGGCGACGAGGTAGCCGATGGCGCTGCGCGGGGCGTGCGGGGCGGCGAGGTCGTGGACGATGTCCGGGTGCGCGAGGTCGAGATGCTCGCCGGCCAGGCAGTAGCCCTTTTCGGTGACGGTGAGGGTGACCAGGCGCACCGACGGGTCGGCCAGGCGCGCGAGGACGGTGGGTTGTTCGTCGCTTGCGCACAGCACTTCGCGGATGGCGCCGATGATGCGCAGTTCGGGGTGCTCATCCAACAGGGCGAGGGTGTAGAGGGCGTCTTGCGGGCGCAGCGCGTCGCGGACCTGCGGGCTGTGCAGGGAGACGGCGCTGATCGCCCAGTCCGGTTCGGTCGCGAGCAGGTCGTCGATATAGACGGCCTGGTGGGCGCGGTGGAAGGCGCCGGCGCCGAGGTGGACGATGCCGATGCGGGTGCGGTCCAGGACGTAGGTTGGGCTGGCGATGGCCGGCGGCAGGCTGGTGAGCGTGGCGGCGGTGAGGCGTGAGTTGGTCACGGGGGGTCCAGGAGGATTTCGGTCTGGGGCATGGTCGGTGAAGCCGTCGCGACTGAAGTCGCTCCCACAATGGAGTTGAGGGGCTGGTGGCTGGTCGGTAAGGCGGTCGGGGCTGAAGCCCCTCCTGCAGGGAGCTGAAGCGGGTTGGTGGCTGGTCGGTAAGGCGGTCGGGGCTGAAGCCCCTCCTACAGGGGAGCTGCAGTGGGCTGGTGGTTGGTCGGTAGGGTGGTCGGGGCTGAAGCCCCTCCTACAGTGGAGCTGAGGCGGGCTGGAACTTGGTCGGTGAGGCGGTCGCGGCTGAAGCCGCTCCTACAAGGGATCGCGTGGGTCCGGTGCATGGTCGGTGACGTGCCTGGGGCTGAAAGCCCTAGGCCTTCCGCAGCCACGGCTTCGGTGGTGCGAGCGTTGGCTGCCCGCACCACCGATGGCGGTCACTGGCGCGGCGTTGCTTTCGCTGCGGACGACGGCTGCACGCTGAAGCGCTGGCGCGCGCGCACGTCGGCGCTGGAGGCGCCGACCTGCAGTTCGTAGTCGCCCGGGTCCACCACGTAGGCCTTGCGCGCTTCGTCGTAGACGCGCAGGTCGGCCTGCGGGGAGATGGCGAAGCGCACTTCGCGGGTTTCGCCGGGCTGCAGGGCGATGCGCTGGAAGCCGCGCAGTTCCTTGCTCGCGCGTTCGCGCTTCGGCGCCAGCGGTTGCAGGTACAGCTGCACCACTTCGTCGCCGGCGCGCTTGCCGGTGTTCTTCACCTTGAGCGTGGCGTGCAGGCTGCCGTCGGCCTGCACCTTGCTGCGGTCCAGGCGCAGGTCGGAATAGGCGAACTGCGTGTAAGACAGGCCGTGCCCGAACGGGTACAGCGGGGTGCCGGCGAAGTAGCGGTAGGTGCGGCCGCGCATGGCGTAGTCGTCGAACGCGGGCAGCTTCTCGTCCTCCCTGTAGAAGGTGACCGGCAGGCGGCCGCCTGGGTTGGCGTCGCCGAACAGGGTATCGGCCACGGCGCTGCCGCCGCGCTGGCCGGGATACCAGGCCAGCAGGATCGCCGGCACGTGCTGTTGCGCCCAGTCGATGGCCAGCGCCGAGCCGGTGGTCAGCACCGCCACCACCGGCTTACCGGTGCCGTGCAGCGCTTCGAGCAGTTCGCGCTGCGGCTTGGGCAGGCGCAGGTCGGTGCGGTCGCCGCCGGCGAAGCCGGGATAGTTGACCTTCATCTCCTCGCCTTCCACGTCGCCGGTCAGGCCGCCGACG
The Xanthomonas sp. AM6 DNA segment above includes these coding regions:
- a CDS encoding TetR family transcriptional regulator — its product is MNDRRKTRISPRKQPQQARSNLLVAVILEAAAQVLAKEGMQRFTTARVAEKAGVSIGSLYQYFPNKAAILFRLQSDEWRQTSDLLRGILEDTQRPPLDRLRLLVHAFVRSECEEAQMRTALATAAPLYRDAPEAQQARASGKRTLRRFMREVLPDAPAATRTLAGNLIKTTLGAGAKEFSETPRSAAQIRAYADAMADMFCAYLQRLASPPAA
- a CDS encoding class I SAM-dependent methyltransferase gives rise to the protein MSTLTTAPLAPLLDHLFDEAAATTATAMSAFAEIPTEERERLMRSKTDYVEFYSRLKDLPLAVSRETGTLLYMLARSCRARAIVEFGTSFGISTLHLAAALRDNGGGQLIGSEFEPSKVLRARDNLRAGGLDDLIEIREGDALQTLRSDLPASIDLLLLDGAKALYPQVLALLETRLRPGALIVADNADYSPEYLAHVRSPDAGYLSIPFAEEVELSMRIG
- a CDS encoding mannitol dehydrogenase family protein is translated as MTNSRLTAATLTSLPPAIASPTYVLDRTRIGIVHLGAGAFHRAHQAVYIDDLLATEPDWAISAVSLHSPQVRDALRPQDALYTLALLDEHPELRIIGAIREVLCASDEQPTVLARLADPSVRLVTLTVTEKGYCLAGEHLDLAHPDIVHDLAAPHAPRSAIGYLVAGLRERLRLGLAPYTMLSCDNLPDNGGKLRRAVLQFAHTIDPALAAWIETEAAFPRSMVDSITPASNDALRERVAAQLGCHDAWPVQRERYSQWVIEDRFCNGRPAFERAGVTLSDDIAGYDRAKLRLLNGPHSALAYLGTLLNLDTVADAMRHPQLAAFVETLMREDIAPTLQPMPGFDPQHYAGAILARFRNPTIAHRLAQIAWDGSQKIPVRLLGTIADALAAGRRIDRLCLPVAAWMQFVRRQARDGVALVDPMHEVLSEIGRSATGDAEHDVGVFLALDTVFAPLSGETRFIGPLRSAYAALGDASPTEVQQALA